The genomic segment ATAGTGCACCTCGCCGAGACGGACCCGGGCGCGGTATCCGGCCGAAACCTCTCCGCCCGGCGGCACGTCCCGGAATCCGAAGAGCGCGATCGGCTGCCCCCACCGGTCGGCGGTGAACCGATCCGGCTCGGGCTCCCAGAGGATGTCGTCCACGAGGGACTGGTTCTCCAGAGAGTCGGCCGGAACGGCGAGGCGGATCGACGTTTCGGTGATCGTTCCCTCCCCCTCGTTACGGACCACGTGTCGGAAACGGATGTCCCTCGTTATTTCGTCCGTCACGCGGTAGGGGAGATCGGCGCGGGTCCGCAGCCGGTGGATGCGTCGCGTTCCGAAATCGGAGAGCCAGAGCGCCCCTTCGCCGAAGGCGAGGCCGACGGGAAAGGGACCGGGCGTTTTGACGAGGAAGAGGACCGCGCCGTCGGACGGACGGACCGCGTAGAGTTCGTCCAAGATGCGGTCGGTTACCCATAGGCGCTCGCCGTCATGGGCGAGGCCGCGGCAATACTTGTGCGGCGCCGCGTAATAATTCAGGATCGTGCCGTCCTCGGGAGAGGCTTCATAAATCCGGTCCGTGCCGTCGTCGAGAATCCAGAGCGACCCGCCGCCGAAGGCGAGCCCCCGGGGAGCGCTTTCGGGGGAAGGGAAGGAGCGGACCGTCAAGCCCGTCTCCGTGTCGAGGCCGAAGATCAGGGCGCTCTCGTAGTCCGCGACGTAGAGCAGCTCGCCGTCCGACGCAAGCCCCTCCGGGCGATGGCAGGGGGCTTCGATCTCGCCGCGGAGCGCGCCGCTCGACCGGTCCGTCTCGTACAGTTTCCCCGTTTCCCAGTCCGCCGA from the Candidatus Eisenbacteria bacterium genome contains:
- a CDS encoding transglutaminase, which translates into the protein MKRNRLRPARRAALALALLFLPVAAFAAIGDTLQSFPAPSPCPTGLALHRGSLWSADWETGKLYETDRSSGALRGEIEAPCHRPEGLASDGELLYVADYESALIFGLDTETGLTVRSFPSPESAPRGLAFGGGSLWILDDGTDRIYEASPEDGTILNYYAAPHKYCRGLAHDGERLWVTDRILDELYAVRPSDGAVLFLVKTPGPFPVGLAFGEGALWLSDFGTRRIHRLRTRADLPYRVTDEITRDIRFRHVVRNEGEGTITETSIRLAVPADSLENQSLVDDILWEPEPDRFTADRWGQPIALFGFRDVPPGGEVSAGYRARVRLGEVHYAFYPEDVGGLDRVPREIAEPNLAPTSRLQMDRELVRATAREIVGDETNPYWIARKIFDWVRDKLEYERVGGWDVPTTLIQRGTGSCSEYAFLYIALCRAAGLPARYEASVVVRGDDASIDDVYHRWCEVYLPGVGWFPVDPSGGDNEWPADQARYFGGLSNRFLITTHGGGDSEYLGWDYNAHAVWTYRGRGAVRSEGYGVWSPVEERESGGDAAETTRSTGD